The genomic segment CAATTAACAGAAAGACCCAGTGATAGGCTTTCAGGACTGAGGGTGTATACCTCTGGGAAGGGGTCTGAGGTATGGTCCCACCTCAGCAGGCGTAGATACGCATGATTATGGACATTAAGGGAGAGGAGTGAGGGAGGGTCAGATGAGGCAGCACTAGAACCATCCAGCCCAGCCTCTCTCAAGCATTTCACTGTGTCCTCAAGCCACTTCTCAGTGTAGTCTAAGGCATCTAAAGAACATAGGATCATCTTATTCTTTACATCACTACTCATCACTACTCACAGTGGATTCTTGTTGTTTTCCCCATTGCTCAGCATGTTAAACCATTCACATAACAGTAGccaattttaatgaaaaagcatgaaaaatttaaaagacagtTGGTGAAGTAAGACACTCCACCATTTATGCACACCAGTAATCAACAGAAGATATTTCAAGACTGCCACCATTTTATGCTTATTTTGCCTGGTGTATAGATCTTTAAGTAAACcggatgtactgtatattagtaCTACCTGCAGCAATTATGTTCACtatcttttaatatttcagttattttttgcgattaatcaattaattgcttggtctgtaaaatgtcagaaatacacccaagacatttttaaaagccaaaGGTCTTCAGattagttgttttgtttaagcaacagtccaaaacccaaagatattaaatttacaatgagTAAGCAGTAATtcctcacatttcagatgctggaaccaacaaatgtttggcatttttgcaaacacagaaatgtatgCTGCTGAATTAAAGTTgcattaatagatttttttggtcactttggGGAAGCAGaacaagcagaaaacacacattgatTGCAATCAATTGACCgtttacacatcaagcagacaTGGAGTaacattagtattcatttggagtcatgtgtttctggccacccaACAATGGCAGCTCCAATTTACTCTCTTTCTAGCTCCTGTTCTCGTTTACACCCATTACTGGTGGAATTATCTGGCTCTTTAtatgctaaatgctccactatgttcactagccagttgctaactttgtctttctgctaTTTTGTGCTGGACTGGTATTTCACAGGGGTtttatcagagattttttttttaactaaaaataagccagctgcagctggaaattAGGTTGATAAGAGCAGAGTTTGTGattcagaaaatcaaaacaatgagctaaaagaggctaaaacagaatgtggagctgaggggaactgcataGGTGGGTGATAAATCTTTTTGGGTTTACATTACACAGTTATTTAATCAATTGTTAATATTAGAAATATTgataaatgcagctttaaagggaGGTGTAACACAAGTGGCTAGAGAAAGATATAGCATTGCAGACATACAGTTTTTTAAGACTATGATGAAGGGCCTTTGCTCCAGCCCAATATGTAATGCTGCTAGCatacataacacaacaaatgaCTAATTTAATCAGGGAAAGCCTCCTTACTTGGTTGTTTCTCCAGAAACTCCTggaattttttcctctcataCTCAACAGACTGCTGCATCAGATGAGGCCTGATGCTGGTCAGGGCAAAGTTAGCCATGTCTACCTTCATCAAGTCCAGAACTGAGAATATCGCCCTTAgagggaggaggacaaagaaaattaaacagaaactTGGAAACTATAAATATGACAATTATAATGAAATTGTACCCTCCAAAATGTCTAAAAGTCCAGCTGAGTTGCAGTTCAGCTGTTAATTTACTCTCATTAAAGCTGTATTAAGACCTGCTAGCTCGTCACTTATCACATCTAAGTTAACATTACTCCAGAACAAGCTGATTTATGCACTGTAATGGATTGGAATGAAATTACACACTTTAAAAGTAAACTAGTCCCTCTCTTGTCCCTTGGCTTACTTGAGCAGAGGCACAATATCTGAGATCTCCTTTAGCTTATTGATGTCCTTGTCTCTGCAGGGGGCGCACAGCAAGCCCATCATCCCAACGATGAACTGGGACAAGCGACCAATATCAAGAGCTCTATTCTCAGCCTGCTGCTGGATTAGAGGCAGGTCCAGAACCTCCTCGATACGGGAGCGCTGACGACCATGGCCCAGGAGCAAGAAGGACAGCAGTGTCTGGAtaagcagagaaaagaggatgaTTGAAAACAGGCAGGAAAGGGAAGACAGAGTGATtaaaaggatggatggatgaataaGGAAGGGATGGATATCGTATTGAATTTCCAATTACGGTGTCCAGCTCTTGTGACCTTCTCAAAATACACACTTCTACAGGATCATTTTTGAAGTGCGAAGGTGACACTCGGGAAGGCCATCAGGACTGGTTCATTTcctaaataaaatgaaacccCCTTCTTCACCTCTTTGATCTCAGCGAGTAGTTTGATGGCATGTCCGTAAGATGGTGGATCCTCCTTCAACTGTGCTTCCAAACAATCCCAGAATGCTTTGTGCATAATTTCCTTCACTCTGCGCTCCAAACTGTACAGGGGAAAAgaatgcactgttacttttacAAGAGCAAAGAACTGACTCAAAAACAAGGACtcaagtaacagtaacagtattgAATCAAATTCTCACCTTCCTTCAGGAAGTTCTGCAGGTTTGACTTGAAAAGCCTGGTTAACCATTATTTCATGAGCCAAAGCCATGTTGGTGACTCTTTCAGCAGTCTCCATCAGCTCTTCCACAGAGACAAACCTAGGGGGGCTGGCTGTGAGGGAGGGGAAATCCATTTTTAAAGAGATATTTTCATTCCAACAAATTTACACACATCACTGTATACTTAACTCCAAAAGCTAGAAACCAGAAGTTTCTTttggttgagaaaaaaatcagagctGTTGCAGTGCCAACAAACTggatttttaacaaattttcaAACAGAGTGTATTATCTTTTACTTCTAAGTGAATTTAGTGTGAATGTAGTGCAAGCAGGCATATACCAAAGACAAGATGTATTAATCCCCTCTAGTCATCCTGCTCTCAGGACATCTACAAAGCACCCTGTTCAGCACACCTGTCTTAAAGCAAAGTCTCTATTCTTGCACCCCAAGTATAATCCAATTAATTACTGTGAGCAGGAACAAGAAGTCACAGTTTCCCAAAGACATTTGTAATTTCTTCATCTGGCAAACTgaaaattttagaaaacataataaaattCCAAGTGAAAATACACGGACAGTGAGACTCATGGTACATTATctaaaagaaaactgacaatGTTCCTGCACTATACATCTAATTTGGGTATAATTACAAATAACTGTCCAAAAAATTGTCTACTCCTAATTGCACTGCTccaaacattttgtgaaaactttgacaaattaattgtttggtttcTGGCTTTGTGGGATTTTTATATTAGTGTGTGGTCTACTCCAGTGTTCAGCAACCTCTGGCAGATGTGCCAAGACAGGCCTTGAAACATGGCCAAAACTCAGGCTAAGAAAGCTAAGTTGTTTTCTATACCTCATACTATATACTGGACATCATGGACAAGGATGTATTTTTCAAAGGACAAACTGTTTACTGCCTAACAGGTTATATGCCAAGCACACTGTCTAAAGTCCATTAAATGTGGTGTGTCCAGGTATAACAAACGGCAACTCTGAAAACTTTGGCCACAGCTAGAAATTATGCTATCGAATCTAATTAGCACTTTACTATAAACTGCCATTTACTGATAGTGAATATGTCAGGGAAACAGCTGTACACCACAGAGGTGTGACATCACAAAATCTGCATTGTCACCTGCTGGACATCCCCTGTAGTGAAATTTAGCAGCCTCCCAACATTGCAAACCGCTATGTCTTTATTTGTACACTCTGTCACAAACCCCAAGCTGTTCTTATTAGTTGTCAGGTCAGAGTGGGATATATTAAAGTGATGACAAGATGAGAATTACAGGAGTTGTGTTTTTGAAGAGTTAAGACAAGCAAGCACTGAAGACAGGTAGAATTTATTTGCCCAACCCTTggggaaatgtgtttgtgaggcTGGTATTTTCACTTACTTGAACATTCATGTTTCTTCTCCACCATACAAATGGAggattgtttgttttcttatctAAGTCCATATTTGTGTTAATAAAGAACTGCTAAAGAGAGACTGGGGAACTGAGGTTGCcacttacagtatgtgataAGAAGCAGATTGGATCCCAGCTAAAGCAATGGACTTGACAGCTTTGCAGTGCAAATCCAAGTCTAAAATACAGTGTGGACAACAGGTGTGCAAATTAAGCTCTATGATGTTCACCCAGGATGCTGGTCATCTTGACCATTTCTCTTTGAGAAGATATTTTCACACACCGTTTtatgcaaaggtttgggcacccctgggcaaattacatattttattgattttgaagtgaaaagggAATGCAGAGAATTTATCAGATGCGGAATTGCCATCGGCTTAAAATTTCATATGACAATTTTAAATCTACTGTACAAGTCCTTATGAGTCAATTTAGGCCTAACAAGTTCATGAAGTTCTGAGTGTTTTACAAGtagtgcccaaacttttgcacatgccacagtTAGATCATTTAGTTTCTACTTTTTAAGTTCATGACATAAAAAGttacagtgcattaacatttgaagaaaggttCATTTTCAATGTGTCTGCTGCAGAGCTTAtttacttttctctttaaaaatcaacaaaatatgtaatttgtccAGAGGTGCACAAGGTTTTGCATACGGCCATATGTATAAAGGTCTTCTCTGCTTATCTCACAGCTGACACTCAAACACTCACAGGTTTATGAGTGTCCAACCCTCAATAACAGAGTTCAGCAAAGGCCATAGCAGTAGGAAGCTGTACTTTCTCTTCCCACCCCTAAAGACATGTAGGTTAGGCCCATTGGAGACCCTCAATTATCTACAGTACATGTGCACATGGTGGGtgcttgcatgtttttttacttACTATATTGTTAGTTAAAAACCCATTCCTCACCTTGTGGAGTATTTGCTCGGATTGTATTCCTCACTGTTTCCTCACAAGCATCCTGTGCCCTCTCCTCCTTCGACTCCTTGTCTGCTTCACCCTCAAGGTGGTCTGCCTCCTTTGGCATGCTAGAGTCTGCAGGACAACAGAAGACTGGTCAAAGACTGGTCAAAGCTGCAGTCACCGTGATTTTTCTCGCTCAGTGAAC from the Xiphias gladius isolate SHS-SW01 ecotype Sanya breed wild chromosome 8, ASM1685928v1, whole genome shotgun sequence genome contains:
- the tcp11l1 gene encoding T-complex protein 11-like protein 1; this translates as MPKEADHLEGEADKESKEERAQDACEETVRNTIRANTPQASPPRFVSVEELMETAERVTNMALAHEIMVNQAFQVKPAELPEGSLERRVKEIMHKAFWDCLEAQLKEDPPSYGHAIKLLAEIKETLLSFLLLGHGRQRSRIEEVLDLPLIQQQAENRALDIGRLSQFIVGMMGLLCAPCRDKDINKLKEISDIVPLLKAIFSVLDLMKVDMANFALTSIRPHLMQQSVEYERKKFQEFLEKQPNALDYTEKWLEDTVKCLREAGLDGSSAASSDPPSLLSLNVHNHAYLRLLRWDHTSDPFPETVLMDQVRFQEMRLEADRLVLLSSVLLIVYTTTGEAISGLPGLMETLKNTINIMLADMHTASFSAHEALATIGEKLCVELSQCLSQHGYSPFSADRKSILRGQISATIQPDNTVRKLMESRLQTYLLASLEYSQHKTPPPLPGGLAPVSRELKELAVHFSRLVNFNKLVFSPFYQKILQKILTAGESPDTEM